Proteins found in one Bacillus subtilis subsp. subtilis str. 168 genomic segment:
- the ydaN gene encoding putative regulator of exopolysaccharide synthesis (Evidence 3: Putative function from multiple computational evidences; PubMedId: 27897378; Product type r: regulator), whose translation MKQIMIFLTSFMLLAMTGQTALAKDVQVSGSLLGKSSQEQAKQQVLTSELITLYGSKDSAELTYQIPAGASSGNQQLVIEYEASNLLISPSSLTVVIDDEPVKTLKLDGDSKRKTVKLNLNKSQSAQGYHNVSLKFYGVMKEGVCVRQDTSGNWIKIYPDSRLTLADSSEAKGTSLDHYPYPFAQSGNTAEETAIVIPDNPSSAEIEAAVKTEGYLKTVDSSVSIAYVTESELKKIDKPTIVIGVDKHWNGKVKKLLKQAGLQAKGENLLLAERVLKAEGKQQPVLFAQAASEDALTKKISVMTDQTYTGQLSGDTLSISKLQQTEKKESDKLTLENFGAGDITIGADKTSSAHYFYPASAVLDENQSAKLSLKLKKSETIQASTAENESASQAAELKVMINGQPHSVRLDELGKEDKNGFYHVTVKVDPKLLQKNRYIDIQFVTTGLKENNPCNTTDEEKWVFIDKNSTLSYAIKGMSPSADFQEWPLPYAGNQDQTTLIVLPDTVSQSKLEELSLVTESFGNEAQHSYTVKKSSDVTANDAKGRNLIFIGGINQFSLLKEKSSDLLVPQEKNGSFDVSSFEMLNETTKQVVFTQASVWDSRYTMAVFAPSKGDGTAVTKEIISYLNSNDESATVLNETNSQQVFTNHQQLKSETNSSDAEQPTQDHSQKWMYIGVLALIMVVAAVFIWIAVRRKKRKTDTE comes from the coding sequence TTGAAACAAATAATGATTTTTCTCACAAGCTTCATGCTGCTGGCGATGACTGGACAAACGGCTCTTGCCAAAGACGTACAGGTCAGCGGTTCGCTCCTTGGGAAAAGCAGCCAAGAACAAGCCAAACAGCAGGTGCTGACAAGCGAGCTGATTACACTGTATGGATCAAAAGACAGCGCAGAGCTGACGTATCAGATCCCGGCAGGCGCCTCTTCGGGCAATCAGCAATTGGTAATCGAATACGAGGCATCAAATCTTTTAATTTCTCCATCATCGTTAACGGTTGTCATTGATGATGAACCGGTCAAGACGTTAAAGCTTGATGGTGATTCCAAACGGAAAACAGTGAAGCTGAATCTGAATAAAAGCCAGTCTGCGCAAGGCTATCACAACGTATCGCTGAAATTCTACGGCGTAATGAAAGAGGGCGTGTGCGTCAGACAGGATACATCAGGCAACTGGATCAAAATTTATCCGGACAGCCGGCTGACACTTGCTGACAGCAGTGAAGCGAAGGGAACGTCGCTGGACCATTATCCGTATCCTTTCGCCCAATCTGGAAATACAGCGGAAGAAACAGCTATCGTCATTCCGGATAACCCAAGTTCAGCAGAAATAGAAGCTGCTGTTAAAACAGAAGGCTATTTGAAAACGGTGGACAGCAGTGTCAGTATTGCGTATGTCACGGAATCTGAACTGAAAAAAATCGATAAGCCGACGATTGTTATCGGCGTGGACAAGCATTGGAACGGCAAAGTGAAAAAACTGTTGAAACAAGCCGGGCTACAGGCAAAAGGAGAAAACCTTCTGCTTGCGGAGCGGGTGCTGAAAGCAGAGGGCAAACAGCAGCCGGTTCTGTTTGCGCAAGCGGCGTCCGAGGACGCGCTCACAAAAAAAATCAGCGTGATGACAGATCAGACATATACAGGCCAGCTCAGCGGCGATACACTTTCAATCAGCAAGCTTCAGCAGACTGAAAAAAAAGAAAGCGATAAGCTGACCCTTGAGAATTTTGGAGCGGGTGATATCACAATTGGAGCCGACAAAACATCTTCAGCACATTATTTTTATCCGGCTTCGGCTGTTTTAGATGAAAACCAATCGGCGAAGCTGTCGCTTAAACTGAAAAAGTCTGAAACGATTCAAGCCTCAACGGCTGAAAACGAGTCAGCCTCTCAGGCTGCAGAACTGAAAGTGATGATCAACGGCCAGCCGCACTCGGTCCGGCTTGATGAATTAGGAAAAGAAGATAAAAACGGATTCTATCATGTCACAGTGAAAGTGGACCCTAAGCTGCTGCAAAAAAACCGCTACATTGATATTCAGTTCGTCACGACCGGTTTAAAGGAAAACAACCCTTGTAACACCACTGATGAAGAAAAGTGGGTTTTTATCGATAAAAACAGTACATTATCATACGCCATCAAAGGCATGTCCCCGTCAGCGGATTTTCAAGAGTGGCCGCTGCCTTACGCCGGAAACCAGGATCAAACAACGTTAATCGTGCTTCCTGACACCGTAAGCCAATCGAAGCTAGAGGAGCTTTCTCTCGTAACAGAATCCTTTGGCAACGAAGCACAGCATTCATATACGGTAAAGAAATCATCTGACGTTACAGCAAATGATGCGAAAGGACGAAACCTCATTTTCATAGGAGGGATCAATCAATTTTCTCTTCTGAAGGAGAAATCATCAGATCTGCTTGTGCCGCAGGAAAAGAACGGCTCGTTTGATGTATCTAGTTTCGAGATGCTGAATGAGACGACAAAACAAGTGGTATTTACCCAAGCATCGGTTTGGGATTCACGCTATACAATGGCTGTCTTTGCACCGTCAAAAGGAGATGGCACGGCTGTCACAAAAGAGATCATCAGTTATCTGAACAGCAACGATGAGTCGGCAACCGTCCTTAATGAAACAAACAGCCAGCAGGTGTTTACAAACCACCAGCAGCTCAAATCGGAAACAAACAGTTCCGATGCAGAACAACCAACACAGGATCATAGCCAGAAATGGATGTATATTGGTGTGCTGGCACTCATTATGGTGGTTGCGGCAGTGTTCATTTGGATTGCCGTAAGACGCAAAAAAAGAAAGACAGATACAGAATAA
- the kimA gene encoding cyclic di-AMP controlled transporter of potassium (Evidence 1a: Function from experimental evidences in the studied strain; PubMedId: 15096624, 15849754, 16850406, 20511502, 25086509, 26789423, 28420751; Product type t: transporter) codes for MYHSIKRFLIGKPLKSQAAGEQKLTKLKALAMLSSDALSSVAYGTEQILIILATISAAAFWYSIPIAVGVLILLLALILSYRQIIYAYPQGGGAYIVSKENLGEKPGLIAGGSLLVDYILTVAVSISAGTDAITSAFPALHDYHVPIAIFLVLVIMILNLRGLSESASILAYPVYLFVVALLVLIAVGLFKLMTGQIDQPAHHTSLGTPVAGITLFLLLKAFSSGCSALTGVEAISNAIPAFKNPPARNAARTLAMMGILLAILFSGITVLAYGYGTAPKPDETVVSQIASETFGRNVFYYVIQGVTSLILVLAANTGFSAFPQLAFNLARDQYMPRMFTVRGDRLGFSNGIIFLGFASIVLIILFGGQTEHLIPLYAVGVFIPFTLSQTGMCMKWIKQKPKGWIGKMLINSCGALISFMVLSILFVTKFNVVWPVLIFMPIVVLLFFAIKNHYTAVGEQLRIVDKEPEEIKGTVVIVPVAGVTTVVQKSIHYAKSLSDQVIAVHVSFDREQEKKFEKRWEELNNGVRLVTLHSSYRSLVHPFDKFLETVEAKAKKEQFSVMVLFPQFITKKRWHTILHNQSAFLLRVRLFWKKDIMVATLPYHFKK; via the coding sequence ATGTATCATTCAATCAAACGTTTTTTGATTGGGAAACCACTAAAATCCCAAGCAGCTGGAGAGCAAAAACTGACGAAATTAAAAGCCTTGGCTATGCTTTCCTCAGATGCGCTGTCATCTGTCGCATATGGGACAGAACAAATTCTAATCATTTTGGCAACAATCAGTGCAGCCGCATTTTGGTACTCCATTCCGATTGCGGTTGGCGTTCTCATCTTGCTGCTCGCACTGATTCTTTCATACAGGCAAATTATTTACGCTTATCCGCAGGGCGGCGGGGCGTATATCGTTTCTAAAGAAAATCTCGGTGAAAAACCGGGATTGATTGCGGGCGGTTCATTGCTTGTTGATTATATTTTAACAGTAGCGGTAAGTATTTCCGCAGGCACGGATGCCATCACGTCAGCCTTTCCTGCATTGCATGATTATCATGTGCCGATCGCTATTTTTCTCGTGTTAGTGATTATGATTTTGAACCTGCGCGGGCTTTCGGAATCAGCATCCATACTTGCCTACCCGGTTTATCTGTTTGTGGTGGCGCTTTTGGTTCTCATTGCAGTCGGGTTGTTTAAACTTATGACAGGACAAATAGACCAGCCAGCCCATCATACATCGCTCGGCACACCTGTAGCCGGCATTACGCTATTTTTGCTGCTTAAGGCTTTTTCCTCCGGATGCTCAGCGTTGACCGGGGTTGAGGCCATTTCTAATGCGATTCCTGCATTCAAAAACCCGCCTGCGCGAAACGCGGCAAGAACGCTTGCGATGATGGGGATTTTGCTGGCGATTCTGTTTTCCGGCATCACGGTTCTCGCGTACGGGTATGGTACGGCGCCGAAACCTGATGAAACAGTGGTTTCACAAATTGCGTCCGAAACCTTTGGGCGGAATGTGTTCTACTATGTCATCCAAGGTGTCACATCGCTTATTTTGGTTCTTGCGGCAAATACGGGATTCTCAGCCTTCCCGCAGCTTGCCTTCAACCTGGCGAGAGACCAGTATATGCCGCGAATGTTTACAGTCAGGGGCGACCGCTTAGGCTTCTCAAATGGGATTATCTTTTTAGGCTTTGCCTCCATTGTTCTCATTATCTTATTCGGGGGACAGACGGAGCACTTAATCCCGTTATATGCTGTGGGCGTATTTATTCCATTTACGCTTTCACAAACCGGCATGTGCATGAAATGGATCAAGCAAAAACCAAAAGGCTGGATCGGAAAAATGCTGATCAACTCCTGCGGCGCTCTGATATCATTTATGGTTCTATCCATTCTGTTTGTGACGAAGTTTAATGTCGTATGGCCTGTGTTAATCTTTATGCCTATCGTCGTTTTGCTGTTTTTTGCGATTAAAAATCACTATACTGCGGTTGGTGAACAGCTTCGCATCGTAGACAAAGAGCCGGAAGAAATCAAAGGCACCGTTGTGATTGTGCCTGTGGCCGGTGTCACCACCGTCGTGCAAAAATCGATTCACTATGCGAAATCACTGTCCGATCAGGTGATCGCCGTTCACGTGTCATTTGACAGAGAACAGGAAAAGAAATTCGAAAAACGTTGGGAAGAGCTTAATAACGGAGTGCGTCTCGTGACGCTTCACTCCTCTTACAGAAGCCTTGTCCATCCGTTTGATAAGTTTTTGGAAACAGTTGAGGCAAAAGCGAAGAAGGAGCAGTTTTCCGTTATGGTGCTGTTTCCGCAATTTATAACGAAAAAACGCTGGCACACCATCCTTCACAACCAATCGGCCTTCCTCCTCAGAGTCCGGCTGTTCTGGAAAAAGGACATAATGGTTGCCACACTGCCGTATCATTTTAAAAAGTAA
- the nudT gene encoding putative NTP pyrophosphohydrolase (Evidence 3: Putative function from multiple computational evidences; PubMedId: 15576788, 16513759; Product type e: enzyme): MYTQGAFVIVLNESQQILLVKRKDVPLWDLPGGRVDPGESAEEAAVREILEETGYNAALSAKIGVYQRPKFQDEQHLFFGSITGGQAMADGTETAGLKWVSPGRLPLFMVPNRKRQINDFKNGAQDVNVTVKDSGLLAAIDLLKRRLGK; encoded by the coding sequence GTGTATACACAAGGTGCTTTTGTGATCGTATTGAACGAAAGTCAGCAAATTCTGCTGGTGAAACGAAAAGATGTCCCTCTATGGGATTTGCCGGGCGGCAGGGTTGATCCCGGGGAATCGGCTGAGGAAGCGGCAGTGCGGGAGATATTGGAAGAAACGGGATACAATGCAGCGCTTTCTGCGAAAATAGGTGTTTACCAAAGGCCAAAGTTTCAAGATGAACAGCATCTGTTTTTCGGAAGCATTACAGGCGGACAAGCAATGGCTGACGGCACAGAGACAGCGGGATTAAAGTGGGTTTCCCCGGGGCGTTTGCCGCTTTTTATGGTGCCGAATCGAAAAAGGCAGATCAATGATTTCAAGAACGGCGCTCAAGATGTAAATGTCACCGTCAAGGATAGCGGGTTGCTCGCGGCGATCGACCTGTTGAAAAGAAGACTGGGCAAGTGA
- the poxB gene encoding acetyl-phosphate generating pyruvate oxidase (Evidence 2a: Function from experimental evidences in other organisms; PubMedId: 16291680, 16513748, 10220166, 23611909; Product type e: enzyme), with product MAHKTAGQAMTELLEQWGVDHVYGIPGDSINEFIEELRHERNQLKFIQTRHEEVAALAAAAEAKLTGKIGVCLSIAGPGAVHLLNGLYDAKADGAPVLAIAGQVSSGEVGRDYFQEIKLEQMFEDVAVFNREVHSAESLPDLLNQAIRTAYSKKGVAVLSVSDDLFAEKIKREPVYTSPVYIEGNLEPKKEQLVTCAQYINNAKKPIILAGQGMKKAKRELLEFADKAAAPIVVTLPAKGVVPDKHPHFLGNLGQIGTKPAYEAMEECDLLIMLGTSFPYRDYLPDDTPAIQLDSDPAKIGKRYPVTAGLVCDSALGLRELTEYIERKEDRRFLNACTEHMQHWWNEIEKDETEATTPLKPQQVVARLQEAAADDAVLSVDVGTVTVWMARHFKMNANQDFIVSSWLATMGCGLPGAIAASLSEPERQAIAVCGDGGFSMVMQDLPTAVKYKLPITVVILNNENLGMIEYEQQVKGNIDYVTKLQNVDYAAFAESCGAKGIKVTKAEELAPAFHEALHSDQPVVVDVMIGNEPPLPGKITYGQAKGFSKYMLKNFFENQKFEMPSLKKSLKRLF from the coding sequence ATGGCACACAAAACTGCAGGACAAGCAATGACAGAGCTGCTTGAGCAATGGGGAGTTGATCATGTATACGGCATCCCCGGAGACAGTATAAATGAGTTTATCGAAGAATTAAGACACGAAAGAAATCAACTGAAGTTCATTCAAACCCGCCACGAAGAGGTAGCGGCACTGGCAGCCGCGGCTGAAGCAAAACTCACCGGCAAGATCGGAGTCTGTCTGTCAATCGCAGGGCCGGGAGCGGTGCACTTATTAAATGGTTTATATGATGCTAAAGCCGACGGCGCCCCTGTGCTGGCGATTGCAGGACAGGTTTCTTCTGGCGAAGTCGGACGGGACTATTTCCAGGAGATTAAGCTGGAGCAAATGTTTGAGGACGTGGCCGTGTTCAACAGAGAGGTACATAGCGCGGAATCACTTCCGGATCTCTTAAATCAGGCGATCAGGACCGCCTACAGCAAAAAAGGCGTTGCGGTATTGAGCGTGTCAGATGATTTGTTTGCGGAGAAAATCAAACGGGAGCCCGTGTATACTTCACCGGTGTATATTGAAGGGAACCTAGAACCGAAAAAAGAACAGCTCGTCACCTGCGCCCAATATATTAATAACGCTAAGAAACCGATTATCCTGGCAGGGCAGGGAATGAAAAAGGCGAAACGGGAGCTCTTAGAATTTGCGGACAAAGCCGCCGCTCCGATCGTTGTTACACTCCCGGCAAAGGGTGTTGTTCCCGATAAGCACCCACATTTTCTCGGCAACCTCGGTCAGATCGGAACAAAGCCGGCTTACGAGGCAATGGAGGAATGTGATTTATTAATCATGCTCGGAACGTCATTCCCGTACCGTGATTATTTGCCTGATGACACGCCGGCGATACAGCTCGATTCAGACCCGGCAAAAATCGGAAAACGGTATCCGGTGACAGCGGGCCTTGTCTGTGATTCGGCTCTCGGTTTGCGCGAATTGACAGAGTATATTGAACGCAAGGAAGACAGAAGATTCCTGAATGCCTGCACAGAACATATGCAGCATTGGTGGAACGAAATTGAAAAAGATGAGACAGAGGCAACAACACCGCTTAAACCTCAGCAGGTCGTGGCCCGTCTTCAGGAAGCGGCAGCCGATGATGCGGTGCTCTCTGTAGATGTCGGCACTGTGACAGTCTGGATGGCGCGTCATTTCAAAATGAACGCGAATCAGGATTTCATCGTTTCCAGCTGGCTTGCGACAATGGGCTGCGGCCTGCCGGGAGCGATTGCAGCGAGCTTGTCCGAACCGGAACGCCAGGCGATCGCCGTCTGCGGTGACGGGGGATTTTCCATGGTCATGCAGGACCTTCCGACCGCCGTTAAATATAAGCTCCCGATCACAGTCGTTATTTTAAACAACGAAAATCTCGGCATGATTGAGTACGAGCAGCAGGTCAAAGGCAATATCGACTATGTCACAAAACTTCAAAATGTCGACTATGCCGCATTTGCAGAAAGCTGCGGAGCAAAGGGCATCAAAGTGACCAAAGCGGAAGAGCTTGCGCCGGCTTTTCATGAGGCGCTGCACTCTGACCAACCGGTCGTAGTGGATGTCATGATTGGAAACGAACCGCCGCTTCCTGGCAAAATCACCTACGGGCAGGCGAAAGGCTTTAGCAAGTACATGCTGAAAAACTTCTTCGAAAACCAAAAATTTGAAATGCCGTCACTGAAGAAAAGTTTGAAACGGTTATTTTAA
- a CDS encoding hypothetical protein (Evidence 5: Unknown function) encodes MIRISMQGQMHLPLKQDAFVLLSVSSMAKSVPNTYTDHFMNSNMLKIHLFPKKKKKTRALRAPVFLK; translated from the coding sequence TTGATAAGAATAAGCATGCAAGGACAAATGCATCTTCCTTTGAAACAAGATGCATTTGTCCTTTTGTCTGTTTCGAGTATGGCGAAATCAGTTCCTAATACATATACCGATCATTTTATGAATTCAAACATGCTGAAAATACATTTGTTTCCAAAAAAAAAAAAAAAAACAAGGGCTCTTAGGGCCCCTGTTTTTTTAAAATAA
- the ydzK gene encoding hypothetical protein (Evidence 3: Putative function from multiple computational evidences; Product type m: membrane component), producing MSVFILFYLWIVPIVIGILCSVAAHKSKGKMRVAPGIAMIVLSIISLITAFTAGHTNFHVFIGGMFLFGTFLVGSAFPFFFGLKKKEK from the coding sequence ATGTCAGTATTTATTCTGTTTTATTTGTGGATTGTTCCTATTGTTATCGGCATTTTATGTTCTGTTGCTGCCCATAAATCCAAGGGAAAAATGAGAGTCGCGCCCGGCATTGCCATGATCGTGCTCAGTATCATTTCCCTAATCACGGCGTTTACGGCCGGACACACAAATTTCCACGTGTTTATCGGCGGCATGTTTTTATTCGGCACCTTCTTGGTCGGTTCTGCTTTTCCTTTCTTCTTCGGGCTGAAGAAAAAAGAAAAATAA
- the mntH gene encoding proton-coupled manganese transporter (Evidence 1a: Function from experimental evidences in the studied strain; PubMedId: 12029030, 12950915, 14580210, 15849754, 16850406, 27573840, 27748968; Product type t: transporter), which produces MMNKDITAQSPRSKAVQDALDGKIRGFRGLLPFLGPAFIAAIAYIDPGNFATNISAGSKYGYMLLWVILFSNIMALLIQSLSAKLGIATGKNLPEVAREEFPKPVSIGLWIQGELVIIATDLAEFIGAALGLYLLFGIPMLEASIIAAIGSFAILELQRRGYRSLEAGIAGMLFVVVIAFALQTFFAKPDAVSVMKGLFVPAFHGTDSVLLAAGILGATVMPHAIYLHSALTQRRVVGKTDAERKKIFRFEFIDILIAMLIAGAINASMLIVAAALFFKNGLFVEDLDVAFQQFGHLVSPMSAALFGIGLLVAGLSSSSVGTLSGDVIMQGFINYRIPLYVRRFITIIPPILIIASGVNPTTALVLSQVVLSFGIAFALIPLIMFTSNKRIMGSLINAKWITVVSWLIAVLIVALNVFLIVDTFR; this is translated from the coding sequence ATGATGAACAAGGACATCACAGCACAATCTCCCCGTTCCAAAGCCGTCCAAGATGCGCTTGACGGGAAAATCAGAGGATTCAGAGGGCTGCTCCCTTTTCTCGGCCCTGCATTTATAGCAGCCATTGCCTATATTGATCCCGGCAACTTCGCAACGAATATTTCGGCGGGTTCTAAATACGGATATATGCTCTTATGGGTGATCTTATTTTCCAATATCATGGCGCTTTTAATTCAATCCCTATCCGCCAAACTCGGTATTGCGACAGGCAAAAATCTGCCTGAGGTTGCCCGTGAAGAATTCCCGAAGCCTGTCTCGATCGGATTATGGATTCAGGGCGAGTTGGTCATTATCGCAACTGATCTGGCGGAATTTATCGGAGCGGCTCTGGGACTGTATTTGCTGTTCGGCATTCCGATGCTTGAAGCGTCTATTATTGCGGCGATCGGTTCTTTCGCGATATTGGAGCTTCAGCGCCGTGGTTATCGCTCACTTGAAGCAGGTATTGCCGGTATGCTGTTTGTGGTCGTGATCGCCTTTGCGTTGCAGACCTTTTTCGCAAAGCCTGATGCCGTGTCAGTGATGAAGGGCCTTTTTGTCCCGGCGTTTCATGGCACCGACAGTGTGCTTCTTGCAGCGGGTATTCTTGGCGCAACTGTTATGCCGCACGCCATTTATTTACACTCTGCCCTTACACAGCGGCGGGTGGTTGGCAAAACTGATGCAGAACGGAAAAAAATCTTTAGGTTTGAATTTATTGATATTTTAATAGCGATGCTGATTGCAGGGGCTATTAATGCAAGTATGCTGATTGTGGCTGCCGCATTATTCTTCAAAAACGGCCTGTTTGTTGAGGATCTCGACGTCGCATTTCAGCAATTCGGACATCTTGTCAGCCCTATGTCTGCGGCTTTGTTCGGGATCGGGCTGCTCGTTGCCGGTCTATCCAGTTCGTCTGTCGGCACACTTTCAGGCGACGTGATTATGCAAGGATTTATCAACTACCGCATTCCGCTGTATGTACGGCGTTTTATCACGATCATTCCGCCGATCTTGATCATCGCGTCAGGTGTTAATCCGACGACCGCTCTCGTACTGAGCCAGGTCGTGCTGTCCTTCGGGATCGCCTTTGCCCTCATTCCGCTTATTATGTTTACAAGCAATAAACGGATCATGGGATCTCTGATCAACGCCAAATGGATCACAGTGGTGTCTTGGCTGATTGCTGTATTGATCGTTGCTTTGAATGTGTTTTTAATTGTAGATACGTTTCGATAA
- the ydaS gene encoding hypothetical protein (Evidence 4: Unknown function but conserved in other organisms): protein MLSFLVSLVVAIVIGLIGSAIVGNRLPGGIFGSMIAGLIGAWIGHGLLGTWGPSLAGFAIFPAIIGAAIFVFLLGLIFRGLRKEA from the coding sequence ATGCTTAGCTTTTTGGTTTCATTAGTTGTTGCAATTGTTATCGGATTAATTGGGAGCGCCATTGTAGGAAACCGGCTGCCGGGAGGAATTTTCGGCTCTATGATTGCCGGGCTGATCGGCGCTTGGATTGGGCACGGACTTCTTGGCACATGGGGACCGAGCCTCGCCGGCTTTGCTATTTTCCCGGCCATCATCGGGGCAGCCATCTTCGTGTTCTTGCTGGGCCTTATATTCCGCGGGCTGCGGAAGGAAGCCTAG
- the ydaT gene encoding hypothetical protein (Evidence 4: Unknown function but conserved in other organisms), with product MPWSMKDYPASLKNLEKPVRKKAIDIANAMIDEGYEEGRAIPIATSKAKEWAENASTDEIDDFLTHDDETERDADPSSGSGPELMNKAEHVIKHKKGWAVKAEGAKRVSEIKDTKKEAIERAKEIAAHKGTEVIVHLADGSVQRKIKTGS from the coding sequence ATGCCTTGGTCGATGAAGGATTATCCTGCTTCATTAAAAAATCTTGAGAAGCCGGTGAGAAAAAAGGCGATAGACATTGCGAATGCGATGATTGATGAAGGCTATGAGGAAGGGCGCGCGATTCCAATTGCGACAAGCAAAGCGAAGGAATGGGCGGAAAACGCCTCTACAGATGAAATTGATGATTTCCTGACGCATGATGATGAGACAGAACGCGATGCTGATCCAAGCAGCGGCAGCGGCCCCGAGCTCATGAATAAAGCAGAGCATGTTATTAAGCATAAAAAAGGCTGGGCAGTCAAAGCCGAGGGCGCCAAACGTGTGTCTGAAATCAAGGATACAAAGAAAGAAGCGATTGAACGGGCAAAGGAAATCGCGGCGCATAAAGGCACTGAGGTCATTGTTCATTTAGCTGACGGCAGTGTGCAGAGAAAGATTAAAACAGGATCATAA
- the ydbA gene encoding hypothetical protein (Evidence 4: Unknown function but conserved in other organisms), which yields MPTERKEDLHQQLKEIEKWEKDQQKVWFWEKLSRLPFQLLDKLTPEFIQKKIGKLLDEVGSFVQTGGQYLTSEKQIIRMFQKKLPEEIFESLEDIRKAPLPVMDEIAEGMGKNRTNAATVQGATTGVGGVFTLAADIPAVLGLSLKTLQDIAVAYGYDPKEKKERVFIVKCLQLTSADVVGKRSILQELKHYDQDRTYKNVASQIQGWREVVLGYRDTFGWKKLFQIVPVAGMVFGAAANRSTLNDITETGMMLYKKRRILERLKETEREME from the coding sequence GTGCCAACAGAACGAAAAGAAGACTTACATCAGCAATTAAAAGAGATAGAGAAATGGGAAAAAGATCAGCAAAAAGTCTGGTTTTGGGAAAAGCTCAGCCGTCTCCCGTTTCAACTCCTGGACAAGCTGACACCAGAATTCATCCAGAAAAAGATCGGCAAGCTCTTGGATGAGGTCGGCAGCTTTGTTCAAACAGGCGGACAGTACCTGACATCTGAAAAACAGATTATCAGGATGTTTCAAAAGAAACTGCCGGAGGAGATCTTTGAATCGCTGGAGGACATCCGGAAAGCGCCTCTTCCTGTCATGGATGAAATTGCGGAAGGAATGGGCAAAAACAGAACCAACGCAGCAACCGTTCAAGGCGCGACAACCGGTGTGGGCGGCGTGTTTACGCTGGCGGCAGACATTCCGGCAGTGCTTGGCTTATCACTAAAAACATTACAGGATATCGCAGTCGCATACGGCTATGACCCAAAGGAGAAAAAAGAACGAGTCTTCATTGTGAAATGCCTGCAGCTTACGTCGGCTGATGTTGTCGGCAAAAGATCGATTTTGCAGGAATTAAAACACTACGATCAAGACCGTACATATAAGAATGTCGCTTCTCAAATCCAAGGCTGGCGAGAAGTCGTTTTGGGCTATCGAGACACGTTTGGCTGGAAAAAACTTTTCCAGATAGTGCCGGTTGCCGGAATGGTTTTTGGCGCCGCTGCCAATCGCTCAACATTAAACGACATTACCGAGACAGGCATGATGCTGTACAAAAAGAGGCGCATTCTTGAACGACTGAAAGAAACAGAACGAGAGATGGAATAG